A DNA window from Comamonas fluminis contains the following coding sequences:
- a CDS encoding type I restriction endonuclease subunit M — protein sequence MTDTGQAAACPNDSSPAAHDKAAAGTPLFALGQLLATPGALELLQTHQLTALPFVLRHVSGDWGDICAEDRQSNADALQYGYRLMSVYVISKSERLWIITEADRSSTTLLLPEEY from the coding sequence ATGACTGATACAGGTCAGGCCGCCGCATGCCCGAACGATTCTTCTCCTGCTGCTCATGACAAGGCTGCTGCTGGTACGCCCTTGTTTGCCTTGGGCCAGTTATTAGCGACACCTGGGGCATTGGAACTGCTGCAAACCCATCAACTGACAGCACTGCCGTTTGTGCTGCGCCATGTGTCGGGTGATTGGGGCGATATTTGTGCAGAAGATCGGCAAAGTAATGCTGATGCTTTGCAGTACGGCTACAGGCTGATGTCGGTGTATGTGATTTCCAAGTCAGAACGCTTATGGATCATCACGGAGGCTGACCGTAGCAGCACCACGCTGTTGTTGCCTGAGGAGTACTGA
- a CDS encoding bifunctional diguanylate cyclase/phosphodiesterase, producing MTVAILAILAGTLAFSIGAARQYLDGQLQSESENAASSLALSLSQPANQDAVTQELLMMALFDGGQFKLIRLTSPQGQTLFERRAQDRIAVNGRASVRPGSDAAPQWFSDLLPLNAPSAQRFISDGWKQVGQLTLEVDDAYARQALWGSSVRMAALVMAAGLAWALFVVLLIKWFRKLLQQEISAQVQAIGHHTDLADVGTPHVLGNRAMVAELLPVLSAIADTRERVQATSLEQIARIESLELEVNRDPVTQLPNRKYFVNELRRALTGSDGAAAHGFVMLFRQRDLLALNAQMSRASADGWLTSVGQHVNEVLQAQSGSKAAQLARLNGSDFVVLMPALAGPQAMTLVQQIQQVLLSMRVTLTGGHWCRWSFALTDYSPSSSVTGVLSRLDYGLMRAESSGQAEVEYVAYGDDEVVSNMAGETLWRQMLISSLETPGVLSLSVQPMLLNGATGVQKRFEASLNLRAVSGEMLGGALFLPVAVRLGLSADFDLRAVALGLAWLQRQPESELVLRVSLPSLTQPEFLLRLTEQLQDREWEDHVSKLCLELDAHGLIAYPEEVLKFCQTMQTFGVGVGLRRLDQQPQALTQLHKMPLRYVKLGGEFTELAWQSPGASYLLQAMTETAAGLGIQLVVTDTVNAKTARLLHAKNAMTSTGE from the coding sequence GTGACAGTTGCCATTTTGGCGATTCTGGCGGGCACCCTGGCTTTCAGCATTGGTGCCGCGCGCCAATACCTTGATGGTCAGTTGCAGTCAGAGAGTGAGAATGCGGCGTCTTCGCTTGCGCTGTCACTTTCCCAGCCTGCCAACCAGGATGCGGTGACGCAAGAGCTTTTGATGATGGCCTTGTTTGATGGTGGCCAGTTCAAGCTGATTCGCCTCACATCGCCACAAGGTCAGACCTTGTTCGAGCGCCGCGCTCAGGATCGCATTGCAGTCAATGGAAGGGCAAGTGTCCGACCAGGCAGTGATGCTGCGCCGCAATGGTTCAGCGACCTGCTGCCCTTGAATGCGCCCAGCGCGCAGCGCTTTATCAGTGACGGCTGGAAGCAGGTAGGGCAGTTGACGCTGGAAGTCGATGACGCTTATGCCCGCCAGGCGCTATGGGGCAGCAGCGTGCGAATGGCCGCGCTGGTCATGGCCGCCGGCCTGGCATGGGCGCTTTTTGTGGTGCTGCTCATCAAATGGTTCAGAAAATTGCTGCAGCAAGAAATTTCCGCGCAGGTGCAGGCCATTGGTCACCATACAGACCTTGCAGATGTTGGCACGCCCCATGTACTGGGCAATCGTGCCATGGTGGCGGAACTGCTGCCGGTTCTGAGTGCGATTGCAGACACACGTGAGCGTGTACAGGCCACGTCGCTGGAGCAGATTGCGCGGATTGAGTCGCTGGAGCTTGAAGTCAATCGTGATCCGGTGACCCAGTTGCCCAATCGCAAATACTTCGTCAACGAACTGCGCCGTGCGCTGACCGGCAGCGATGGTGCGGCTGCACATGGCTTTGTCATGCTGTTTCGCCAGCGTGACTTGCTGGCATTGAATGCCCAGATGTCGCGCGCGAGTGCAGATGGCTGGCTGACCTCGGTGGGGCAGCATGTCAATGAGGTGCTGCAGGCGCAATCCGGCAGCAAGGCGGCGCAACTGGCGCGCCTCAATGGCTCGGACTTCGTGGTGCTCATGCCCGCACTCGCCGGGCCTCAGGCAATGACTCTGGTGCAGCAGATTCAGCAGGTTCTTCTGTCCATGCGGGTGACGCTGACCGGAGGCCACTGGTGCCGCTGGAGCTTCGCCCTGACAGACTATTCCCCTTCAAGTTCTGTAACAGGCGTGCTTTCGCGCCTGGACTACGGGCTGATGCGCGCCGAAAGCTCGGGGCAGGCCGAGGTGGAATATGTGGCCTATGGAGATGACGAAGTTGTCTCCAATATGGCGGGGGAGACACTTTGGCGCCAGATGCTGATTTCCTCTCTGGAAACGCCCGGTGTGTTGTCGCTTTCCGTGCAGCCCATGCTCCTCAATGGTGCGACAGGTGTGCAAAAGCGGTTTGAGGCCTCGTTGAACCTGCGAGCCGTCTCTGGTGAAATGCTGGGTGGCGCGCTGTTCCTGCCAGTCGCCGTGAGGCTGGGGCTCTCGGCCGACTTTGATTTGCGTGCGGTGGCCCTGGGGCTGGCCTGGCTGCAGCGTCAGCCTGAGTCTGAACTGGTGCTGCGCGTCTCTTTGCCGTCATTGACTCAGCCCGAATTCCTGCTGCGCCTGACCGAGCAATTGCAGGATCGGGAATGGGAAGACCATGTATCCAAACTCTGCCTTGAGCTGGATGCGCACGGCTTGATCGCCTATCCCGAAGAAGTTCTCAAGTTCTGCCAGACGATGCAAACCTTTGGCGTCGGGGTTGGGTTGCGGCGCCTGGATCAGCAGCCGCAGGCGTTGACGCAACTGCACAAAATGCCTTTGCGCTACGTGAAGCTGGGCGGTGAATTTACGGAGCTGGCATGGCAAAGCCCAGGTGCATCCTATCTGCTGCAGGCCATGACCGAGACGGCTGCTGGCTTAGGCATTCAACTGGTGGTAACAGACACGGTCAATGCAAAGACCGCACGCCTGCTGCACGCCAAGAATGCGATGACCTCGACAGGCGAATAA
- a CDS encoding transglutaminase-like cysteine peptidase has translation MSSQPHLSFPVHEGQRPRLSRRAVLWGGLAVLTASALRPGLNALALDFDASRMHASMQSRYGAPGAKALNAWLAMLDGQKNKPLQQQLSSINEFWNRAVVQTEDSMLWSQPDYWATPLETLGKGAGDCEDYVIGKYFSLLRLGVPGDRLRLIYVRARMGGAGSNLSIAHMVLGYYETPVAEPLVLDSMLDNIMPSSQRKDLTPVFSFNAQGVYVAGAQPASVDRITRWRDLLARMKQEGFLP, from the coding sequence TTGAGTTCTCAGCCCCATCTGTCTTTCCCCGTCCATGAGGGGCAACGGCCGCGTCTGTCGCGTAGAGCTGTGCTTTGGGGCGGGCTGGCTGTGCTGACGGCCTCGGCTTTGCGGCCGGGCCTGAATGCGCTGGCATTGGACTTTGATGCCAGTCGCATGCATGCCAGCATGCAGTCACGCTATGGTGCGCCGGGTGCAAAGGCCTTGAACGCCTGGCTGGCCATGCTGGATGGGCAAAAGAACAAGCCGCTTCAGCAGCAGTTGTCCTCGATCAATGAGTTCTGGAACCGTGCTGTGGTACAGACGGAGGACAGCATGCTTTGGTCGCAGCCTGATTACTGGGCCACGCCGCTGGAGACCTTGGGCAAAGGAGCAGGGGACTGCGAGGACTATGTGATCGGCAAGTATTTTTCGTTGCTGCGGCTGGGGGTGCCGGGCGATAGGCTGCGGCTGATCTATGTGCGAGCGCGCATGGGCGGCGCTGGCAGCAATCTGAGCATTGCCCATATGGTGCTGGGCTATTACGAGACCCCAGTGGCCGAGCCTCTGGTGCTGGACAGCATGCTGGACAACATCATGCCGTCCAGCCAGCGTAAGGACCTGACACCCGTGTTCAGCTTCAATGCGCAAGGTGTTTATGTGGCCGGAGCTCAGCCTGCGTCGGTAGATCGCATCACGCGTTGGCGGGACTTGCTGGCGCGTATGAAACAGGAAGGATTTTTGCCATGA